One window of the Archaeoglobus sulfaticallidus PM70-1 genome contains the following:
- a CDS encoding Era-like GTP-binding protein, protein MGWVVKLKKRFSFILKWFFKKDKMKIGIYGPPNAGKTTLANRILRDWTGDIMGSASDVPHETRRARLREGVRIEVNGKSLNIDIVDTPGLATKIDFHEFLKYGMDEEEAKRRAKEATEGVIEAIKWLDDLDGVLLVMDSSEDPFTQVNVTIIGNIEARGLPLLIVANKIDLPNASPARIKSAFPQHTVVPISALKGLNIDNLYKVMAEKFS, encoded by the coding sequence ATGGGATGGGTTGTTAAGCTGAAAAAGAGGTTCAGTTTCATACTGAAATGGTTCTTCAAGAAGGACAAGATGAAGATAGGAATATACGGGCCTCCAAATGCAGGAAAAACAACGCTCGCGAACAGGATCCTGCGAGACTGGACAGGAGACATCATGGGTTCGGCAAGCGATGTACCTCACGAAACCAGGAGGGCCAGGCTGAGAGAGGGAGTCAGGATAGAGGTCAACGGGAAGTCGCTCAACATAGACATCGTTGATACTCCGGGACTTGCCACGAAGATAGACTTCCACGAGTTCCTGAAGTATGGTATGGATGAGGAGGAGGCTAAGAGGAGAGCTAAGGAGGCTACTGAAGGTGTGATAGAGGCCATAAAATGGCTGGATGATCTGGATGGTGTCCTGCTCGTTATGGACTCTTCAGAAGATCCTTTCACGCAGGTTAATGTCACAATAATAGGTAACATCGAAGCCAGAGGTCTGCCTTTGCTGATAGTTGCCAACAAGATTGATTTGCCGAATGCGTCTCCGGCAAGAATAAAATCCGCGTTCCCCCAGCATACAGTAGTGCCGATTTCAGCCCTTAAAGGACTGAACATAGACAACCTGTACAAGGTTATGGCCGAGAAATTTAGCTGA
- a CDS encoding DUF2073 domain-containing protein, with translation MEGVPLNLISKDKLERMSTMEKLRMILDEVKEGKIVVLESGLSPEEEAKLIELTMLEIDHENFVGIEVESYPRKTVSFFQKIFGKSEGRLTLIGPANRLKTLEKHEDQIKALVQFM, from the coding sequence ATGGAGGGCGTTCCCCTGAACCTGATATCCAAGGATAAGCTCGAAAGGATGTCAACCATGGAAAAGCTCAGGATGATTCTCGATGAAGTTAAGGAAGGGAAGATAGTCGTTCTTGAATCAGGTTTATCTCCAGAAGAGGAGGCAAAGCTGATAGAGCTTACGATGCTTGAAATAGACCACGAGAACTTTGTTGGAATCGAAGTGGAATCGTATCCCAGAAAGACCGTATCGTTTTTCCAGAAGATCTTCGGTAAGAGCGAAGGAAGGTTGACACTTATTGGACCTGCAAACAGGCTGAAAACACTTGAAAAGCATGAAGATCAGATTAAAGCCCTTGTTCAGTTCATGTAA
- a CDS encoding Zn-ribbon domain-containing protein: MPHQCTKCGEQYPDGDTRILSGCKCGNNKFLYIPKVKKDSEEQIREIEEQLTDIGIASVKIIAPGKYELNLERLLQSDEIVIALEEDGKYVIHLPSLLKKKGRKG, from the coding sequence ATGCCACACCAATGCACCAAGTGCGGAGAACAGTACCCGGATGGGGATACTAGAATCCTGAGTGGATGCAAGTGCGGAAACAACAAGTTCCTCTACATACCCAAGGTAAAAAAGGACTCGGAAGAGCAGATAAGGGAGATTGAGGAGCAGCTCACAGATATAGGTATAGCGAGTGTAAAGATAATCGCTCCCGGAAAGTATGAGCTGAATCTTGAAAGGCTGCTGCAGTCGGACGAGATAGTCATAGCTTTAGAAGAGGACGGCAAGTATGTGATCCATCTGCCATCCCTTCTCAAAAAGAAGGGTAGGAAAGGCTGA
- a CDS encoding Rrf2 family transcriptional regulator, with product MVLKKLKQESEIALRHIIVLQEVQKNQPIGIFKLSELLNMPKHRIRYSLRVLEQSGIIEATQYGAVIKEGAEKEFEKLKKEIDTIIKNIEELKRRVGEI from the coding sequence ATGGTGCTGAAAAAACTTAAGCAAGAATCTGAAATCGCATTGAGACATATCATCGTTCTTCAGGAGGTTCAAAAAAACCAGCCTATTGGTATTTTCAAGTTATCAGAATTGCTGAACATGCCGAAACACAGGATAAGGTATTCTTTGAGAGTTCTCGAGCAGTCCGGGATAATTGAAGCCACACAGTACGGTGCGGTAATAAAAGAGGGAGCGGAAAAAGAGTTTGAAAAGCTGAAAAAGGAGATCGATACGATTATAAAAAACATCGAGGAGTTAAAGAGGAGGGTTGGGGAGATATGA
- a CDS encoding DUF365 domain-containing protein has translation MDEGAEITGVTGVTYPIPKKYMNRFFEGKDVFVKPATVWKQLRRGMKFVFYQSQEDTGFVGEAKIKRIILQEDPMKFFEIYGDRIFLTKDELKGYIKSQERWRSGQKDRKKLWMAIELEDIQKYDKPIQPERFVPAGGQYIRG, from the coding sequence ATGGATGAGGGTGCTGAAATAACCGGTGTAACCGGTGTAACATATCCAATCCCGAAAAAATACATGAATCGGTTCTTTGAAGGCAAAGATGTCTTTGTAAAACCTGCTACAGTCTGGAAGCAGCTAAGGCGAGGAATGAAGTTCGTCTTCTATCAGTCTCAGGAGGATACGGGGTTTGTTGGTGAGGCAAAGATAAAGAGAATTATTCTGCAGGAAGATCCGATGAAATTTTTTGAGATCTATGGAGATAGAATTTTCCTGACCAAGGATGAGTTAAAGGGATACATCAAATCACAGGAACGATGGAGATCCGGGCAGAAAGATCGGAAGAAACTCTGGATGGCTATTGAGCTTGAGGATATACAGAAATACGACAAACCCATTCAGCCAGAGCGTTTTGTACCTGCTGGAGGGCAGTATATCAGGGGATAG
- a CDS encoding DUF362 domain-containing protein, which produces MPAVVGDSCDGCGVCVDECPMGAIELEDKAVVDPEICTECGSCIDVCPNEAITME; this is translated from the coding sequence ATGCCTGCTGTGGTTGGTGATTCATGCGATGGTTGTGGAGTGTGTGTTGATGAGTGTCCCATGGGAGCAATAGAGCTTGAAGACAAAGCTGTGGTTGATCCAGAAATCTGCACGGAGTGCGGTTCATGTATTGATGTCTGTCCGAATGAAGCAATCACTATGGAGTAG
- a CDS encoding aconitase X catalytic domain-containing protein — MYLSKEEEKLLESDNETIRKAMEILVAIGKIFDADRLIPVKSVQISGISYKNIGDAGLEWFESLNAKFVIKAMINPAGMDVIRWKEMGIDEGFYRKQMRIINALIRLGADKTLTCTPYYFDSLKKGDHVAWAESNAIVYANSILGVRTNRESGISALASGIIGKTPNYGLHVKKNRSPTVIVDVKAEINSSADLAMLGYSVGEKLSNSIPYFIFRNSIEREWLKDLGAVLAAKGNTALFHAEGLTPEYGDFEIDSLEREVIDELEEIEFDCEPDLIAIGCPHLSSSELRQIADLLFRNDKKVRKDVWLFTSRRVLEENEDVARKIESYGVKVFADTCMVVSPATENYECVMVNSGKALTYLPKHAGVMVKFGDIKECIKEAYR, encoded by the coding sequence ATGTATCTTTCAAAAGAAGAGGAGAAGCTTCTTGAGTCAGATAATGAAACGATAAGAAAAGCCATGGAGATTCTCGTTGCGATAGGCAAGATCTTCGATGCTGATAGGCTTATTCCGGTAAAATCCGTCCAGATTTCTGGTATATCTTATAAGAACATTGGAGATGCTGGACTGGAGTGGTTTGAAAGTCTGAATGCAAAATTCGTCATTAAGGCCATGATCAACCCTGCTGGAATGGATGTGATTAGATGGAAGGAGATGGGAATCGATGAAGGCTTCTACAGAAAGCAGATGAGGATAATAAATGCACTTATCAGGCTTGGAGCAGATAAAACTCTAACCTGCACACCCTACTACTTCGATTCGTTGAAGAAGGGGGACCATGTCGCATGGGCGGAATCCAATGCCATAGTCTATGCCAACTCCATCTTAGGTGTGAGAACTAACAGGGAGAGCGGGATAAGTGCTCTGGCTTCTGGCATCATAGGAAAAACTCCCAACTATGGTTTGCACGTAAAGAAGAACAGAAGTCCAACGGTTATCGTGGATGTCAAGGCTGAAATTAACTCATCAGCGGATCTTGCAATGCTTGGATATTCTGTTGGAGAGAAGCTATCGAACAGTATTCCCTACTTCATCTTCAGAAACAGCATAGAGAGGGAGTGGCTGAAGGATCTGGGTGCGGTGCTTGCCGCGAAGGGCAACACAGCTTTATTCCATGCTGAGGGCTTAACTCCTGAATATGGTGATTTTGAAATCGATTCTCTTGAGAGGGAGGTTATTGATGAGTTAGAAGAGATTGAGTTTGACTGTGAGCCAGACCTGATCGCAATCGGCTGTCCCCATCTTTCATCATCCGAACTCAGGCAGATAGCCGATCTACTGTTCAGAAACGATAAAAAGGTCAGAAAGGATGTCTGGCTGTTCACATCGAGAAGAGTTTTGGAGGAGAATGAGGATGTTGCGAGGAAGATCGAGAGTTATGGTGTAAAGGTCTTCGCAGACACATGCATGGTAGTCTCTCCTGCAACTGAGAACTATGAGTGTGTTATGGTTAACTCGGGCAAAGCCCTCACATACCTTCCGAAGCATGCGGGAGTCATGGTTAAATTTGGGGACATAAAGGAGTGTATTAAGGAGGCTTACAGGTAG
- the argH gene encoding argininosuccinate lyase, which produces MKKGVRSRFEKSMDELALKFSSSMDDDRNIFYYDILVDLAHVLGLYHTGVLYREDASEIVEGLLRIRDEGFENLSKDYEDVHEAIEARLIELTEKGAKMHTGRSRNDEVATCLRLFARDRMLSILFRLIELRSVVLDLAVKHLDSLIPGFTHMQYAQPNRLAHHLLAYHDALKRDFDRILDSFWRVNLSPLGGSAFASTSFKLDRDFTANLLGFDGIVENSMDAVASRDFLIEAVFDCSSLMLNLSRICEELILWSSEFNFVELSDELSSTSSIMPQKKNPDIAELIRARAARVCGNLNSAMMIYKAMPYAYNRDFQEMNPLLYFSLESAEVCTILVARMLESAKFRTGVMKEKISKGFLTATEIADMLVQKANIPFRVAHRIVGWLAMNGRTDPTLNDLVEAVKEVAEEYLDNLDISEEDLNQAKNAVNALERRKNRGSPSREEVEKMINSRIEALNKDYRKVDEIADRISASLEKLYSLVSELVT; this is translated from the coding sequence ATGAAAAAGGGTGTTAGAAGCAGATTTGAAAAGTCCATGGATGAGTTAGCACTAAAGTTTTCCTCGTCAATGGATGATGACAGGAACATATTCTACTATGACATCCTTGTCGATCTGGCTCATGTTCTTGGATTGTATCATACCGGAGTTCTTTATAGAGAGGATGCCTCTGAGATTGTTGAGGGTTTGCTGAGGATAAGAGACGAGGGTTTTGAGAACCTTTCGAAGGATTACGAGGATGTTCATGAGGCCATAGAGGCAAGGCTGATTGAGCTGACAGAGAAGGGAGCGAAGATGCATACTGGAAGGTCGAGAAATGATGAGGTTGCAACCTGTTTGAGGTTGTTCGCCAGAGATAGGATGCTATCAATCCTTTTCAGGCTGATCGAGTTGAGGAGCGTCGTCCTCGATCTTGCAGTAAAACATCTGGATAGTCTGATTCCTGGATTCACGCACATGCAATATGCCCAGCCGAACAGACTGGCCCATCATCTCTTGGCATATCACGATGCTTTGAAGAGAGATTTTGACAGGATTCTCGATTCATTCTGGAGAGTAAACCTCTCACCACTTGGAGGCTCGGCGTTTGCATCAACATCTTTTAAACTGGACAGGGACTTCACGGCAAACCTCCTGGGCTTTGATGGCATAGTTGAAAATTCCATGGATGCTGTAGCGTCGAGAGACTTCCTGATAGAAGCTGTTTTTGACTGCTCAAGCCTGATGCTGAACCTCAGCAGGATTTGCGAGGAGTTAATTCTGTGGTCTTCAGAGTTCAACTTCGTTGAGCTCTCCGATGAGCTGTCATCAACCTCCAGCATCATGCCGCAGAAGAAGAATCCGGATATTGCGGAGCTTATCAGGGCCAGGGCTGCAAGAGTGTGTGGAAATCTGAACTCTGCGATGATGATATACAAGGCCATGCCATATGCCTACAACAGGGACTTTCAGGAGATGAACCCTCTGCTTTACTTCAGCCTTGAGAGTGCAGAGGTTTGCACCATCCTTGTGGCAAGGATGCTTGAGAGCGCGAAATTTAGGACGGGAGTGATGAAAGAGAAGATCTCGAAGGGATTTCTGACAGCTACAGAGATAGCCGACATGCTCGTTCAGAAAGCGAACATTCCATTCAGGGTAGCCCACAGAATAGTGGGGTGGCTTGCGATGAATGGCAGAACAGATCCAACTTTGAACGATCTGGTTGAGGCTGTTAAGGAAGTCGCTGAAGAGTATCTGGATAACTTGGATATCTCAGAGGAGGATTTGAATCAGGCAAAGAATGCCGTAAACGCTCTTGAGAGGAGAAAGAATCGAGGTTCTCCATCAAGAGAGGAAGTGGAAAAAATGATAAATTCGAGAATAGAAGCTCTGAATAAGGATTACAGAAAGGTGGACGAAATAGCAGATAGAATATCAGCCTCGCTGGAAAAGCTTTATTCCCTTGTGTCTGAACTTGTAACCTGA
- the udg gene encoding type-4 uracil-DNA glycosylase, with amino-acid sequence MLTSELDEIAKEIKKCRKCKLWLTKQNYVPGEGNCKALIVFVGEAPGREEDIHGRPFVGNAGKLLTEMISRKLNLSRKDVFITNILKCRPPNNRDPLEEEIKACKPYLIRQLKSIRPKAVVCLGRHSASLIFSFFGLEFNGISKERGKIYEVEVEWGKMKVIAVYHPAAALYKPPLREVLEKDFEKIGSILKKRRTLEDFMEL; translated from the coding sequence ATGCTTACTTCAGAACTCGACGAGATTGCTAAGGAGATCAAAAAATGCAGAAAATGCAAGCTATGGCTGACAAAGCAGAACTATGTTCCCGGAGAAGGGAACTGCAAAGCGCTGATAGTTTTCGTGGGAGAGGCTCCAGGAAGGGAGGAGGATATTCATGGCAGACCATTCGTTGGGAATGCCGGGAAGCTTTTGACCGAGATGATATCTAGGAAGCTCAACCTCTCGAGAAAGGATGTCTTTATAACCAACATTCTGAAGTGCAGGCCGCCGAACAACAGAGACCCTCTGGAGGAAGAGATTAAAGCCTGCAAACCATATCTGATTCGGCAGCTTAAATCTATCAGGCCAAAGGCAGTTGTGTGTCTTGGCAGACACTCTGCATCGCTCATCTTCAGCTTTTTCGGTTTGGAATTCAACGGGATCTCAAAGGAGAGGGGAAAGATATATGAAGTTGAGGTTGAGTGGGGAAAAATGAAGGTTATCGCTGTTTATCATCCTGCTGCAGCCCTTTACAAGCCCCCGCTCAGAGAGGTTCTGGAAAAGGATTTCGAGAAGATTGGTAGCATATTGAAAAAAAGAAGAACTCTTGAGGACTTTATGGAACTATGA
- the feoB gene encoding ferrous iron transport protein B, which translates to MERVVLVGNPNVGKSLIFQHLTGKYATVSNYPGTTVDITVAKLKGSNKTLIDTPGMYSLVAITEEERVAKKILLEGADIVVHVVDAKNLKRMLPFTIQLIEAGFNTILVLNAIDEAEKLGMEIDSKLLSERLGIPVVKTIATQKMGIDELKKAIFNYRSDKKEIIKLNSMDEKLESITRLLDQDYPISKKMIALLILLGDKDTLEMVRGEKNYQKIVEIAKDSNSYEIFRKIQECSDRLLDGVIAEKEVAVGWKGRISELSLNPIVSIPMTVLSLYILYLFAGVFGAQFLVELIESSFERYINQPLNMMLNQYIPNYWIRELIGGDYGIITLGLRYAIAIIFPIVTTFFIAFSVLEDSGFLPRMASLLNSTFKKVGLSGRAVIPLLLGLGCGTMATIVTRTLETKKERIIATLLLAVGIPCSAQMGVMMGIAPDFRALMIWITVISLTLIFTATLASRAIEGEDIVFFMEIPPLRMPNFRNIIFKTVTRLEWYFKEVMPIFILISVFIWIGRITGVFDLLVNALAVPSTLIGLPSQAGLILLYGFFRRDYGAAGLYDLVNKGIFSYNQVIVAMVTLTLFVPCIAQFSVMCKERGLKSGIGIFIISLTVAFAVGYLTNLALGW; encoded by the coding sequence GTGGAAAGGGTAGTGCTCGTGGGGAACCCAAATGTTGGAAAGAGTTTGATTTTTCAGCATCTAACTGGGAAGTATGCAACCGTATCAAACTATCCTGGCACCACAGTGGATATAACCGTCGCAAAGCTCAAAGGATCGAATAAAACACTGATCGACACACCAGGAATGTATTCGCTGGTGGCGATAACTGAGGAAGAGAGGGTTGCCAAAAAAATCTTGCTTGAGGGGGCAGACATAGTCGTGCATGTGGTGGATGCGAAGAATCTGAAAAGGATGCTCCCTTTCACGATTCAGCTAATAGAGGCTGGATTTAACACGATACTCGTTTTAAACGCAATAGATGAGGCTGAAAAGCTTGGCATGGAGATAGATAGCAAGCTGCTGAGTGAGAGGCTTGGAATTCCGGTTGTAAAGACCATAGCCACACAGAAGATGGGCATTGACGAGCTTAAAAAGGCCATATTTAACTATAGGTCAGATAAAAAGGAGATCATAAAACTGAACTCGATGGATGAGAAGCTGGAATCTATCACCAGACTCTTGGATCAGGATTATCCGATTAGCAAGAAGATGATTGCCCTACTGATTCTTCTGGGAGACAAGGACACGCTTGAAATGGTTAGAGGTGAGAAGAACTACCAGAAGATCGTTGAGATAGCTAAAGATTCGAACTCGTACGAGATATTCAGGAAGATTCAGGAATGCTCAGATAGACTGCTCGATGGTGTTATTGCCGAGAAAGAGGTGGCAGTTGGGTGGAAAGGCAGGATCAGCGAGCTATCCCTCAACCCGATTGTATCGATACCGATGACAGTCCTAAGCCTGTACATACTTTACCTCTTTGCGGGTGTTTTTGGGGCTCAGTTTCTGGTTGAGCTGATCGAGAGTTCCTTTGAGAGGTATATCAACCAGCCTTTAAACATGATGCTCAACCAGTACATTCCAAATTACTGGATAAGGGAGCTTATTGGTGGAGACTACGGGATAATAACGCTCGGATTGAGGTATGCTATCGCGATAATATTTCCCATCGTAACGACATTCTTCATAGCATTCTCGGTCCTTGAAGATTCCGGCTTCCTGCCGAGAATGGCCTCTCTCCTCAACTCCACTTTCAAGAAGGTTGGTTTGAGTGGGCGAGCTGTAATTCCGCTCCTGCTCGGGCTTGGTTGTGGAACGATGGCGACCATCGTTACAAGAACGCTTGAAACCAAAAAGGAGAGGATAATTGCTACTCTGCTCTTGGCTGTTGGGATACCATGCAGTGCCCAGATGGGTGTAATGATGGGAATAGCTCCAGATTTCAGGGCACTGATGATCTGGATAACGGTTATATCTCTGACACTGATATTTACAGCAACTCTTGCTTCCAGAGCAATAGAGGGTGAAGATATCGTGTTCTTTATGGAAATCCCACCTCTCAGGATGCCAAACTTCAGGAATATTATTTTCAAGACCGTTACAAGGCTTGAGTGGTATTTCAAGGAGGTTATGCCGATATTCATACTCATCAGCGTTTTTATATGGATCGGAAGGATTACCGGCGTTTTTGATTTGCTTGTAAATGCTCTTGCAGTTCCATCAACCCTCATAGGCCTCCCATCTCAGGCCGGATTGATACTGCTTTACGGGTTCTTCAGGAGGGATTACGGTGCTGCAGGGCTTTACGATCTTGTTAACAAAGGCATCTTTAGCTACAATCAGGTTATAGTTGCGATGGTAACGCTAACACTGTTCGTCCCATGCATCGCACAGTTCAGCGTTATGTGTAAGGAAAGAGGTTTAAAGAGCGGGATAGGTATATTCATAATCTCGCTGACAGTAGCGTTTGCGGTGGGCTACCTCACCAATCTTGCATTAGGGTGGTGA
- a CDS encoding pyridoxal phosphate-dependent aminotransferase, which yields MEAKRVSEISTSMIRRMFEVVEQARKSGKEIINLTIGEPDFDTHLEIIERAYKAMKEGYTHYTSNFGIAELREVIAERYGVSEEEVMITCGASEALLNTSLAFIEENSEVVIPTPSFLSYFTYSKLCNARVKPVDTSSNNFELKAEDLNETVSDKTSLVFLNYPNNPTGAVLDQKAMNAIAEVCEDKGIILVSDEVYDSIYYDKKPGTLAGKENVVVINAFSKSLAMTGWRIGYIIANKDLLDSILKVHQVNGVCAPAFAQKAVYDVIKDGLAEEITKSMVREFRKRRDFVYDSLKDVFKVSKPEGAFYIFPQVENPMEFAEKLLAETGVAVTPGNAFGSERNIRISYASSMENLEKAMEKIRQFAKAY from the coding sequence ATGGAAGCAAAAAGGGTTTCTGAGATCTCGACATCGATGATAAGAAGGATGTTTGAGGTTGTGGAGCAGGCCAGAAAGAGCGGGAAGGAAATAATAAACCTCACGATCGGAGAGCCCGATTTCGACACTCATCTGGAGATAATAGAAAGGGCATATAAAGCAATGAAAGAGGGATATACGCACTACACATCCAATTTCGGGATAGCAGAGCTGAGAGAGGTCATAGCGGAAAGATATGGGGTTAGTGAGGAGGAAGTGATGATAACATGTGGGGCAAGCGAGGCATTGCTGAACACATCTCTCGCATTCATCGAGGAAAATTCGGAGGTTGTAATCCCAACTCCAAGCTTTCTATCCTATTTCACATATTCAAAGCTCTGCAATGCCAGAGTAAAGCCTGTCGATACATCCAGCAACAATTTCGAGCTGAAGGCTGAAGATTTGAATGAAACTGTAAGCGATAAAACCTCTCTTGTCTTCCTGAACTACCCGAACAACCCTACTGGAGCGGTTTTGGATCAGAAAGCGATGAATGCTATTGCAGAGGTTTGTGAGGATAAGGGAATAATTCTGGTGAGCGATGAGGTTTACGATTCTATATACTACGACAAAAAGCCCGGAACTCTGGCCGGAAAGGAAAATGTTGTTGTTATAAACGCATTCTCGAAGTCGCTTGCGATGACCGGATGGAGGATTGGGTATATAATAGCCAATAAAGATCTCCTGGACTCAATTCTCAAGGTTCATCAGGTCAACGGTGTCTGCGCTCCAGCTTTTGCCCAGAAAGCCGTTTACGATGTGATAAAAGATGGGCTTGCAGAAGAAATAACAAAATCTATGGTAAGGGAGTTCAGAAAAAGAAGGGATTTCGTGTACGACAGCCTGAAAGATGTGTTCAAGGTTTCAAAGCCTGAAGGAGCATTCTATATTTTCCCGCAGGTTGAGAACCCAATGGAGTTTGCTGAAAAACTGCTTGCTGAAACAGGTGTTGCGGTAACACCCGGAAACGCCTTCGGAAGTGAAAGAAATATTAGAATCTCCTACGCTTCATCGATGGAGAATCTCGAAAAAGCTATGGAGAAAATAAGGCAGTTCGCTAAAGCATACTAG
- a CDS encoding metal-dependent transcriptional regulator → MEEAENIIKEMWIKDESLDIDSIPDNVRGYLQDEGLIEVKNGKAFLTEKGKKRAEKIIRLHRLAERLLSDILGMEEEDVEKSACKFEHFISEEVEEAICTLLGHPRFCPHGSEIPKGKCCEVGEREVERLIFKLSELNAGDEGEIKYVVGGKGVSSKFIAFGIMPGEEIKVLRVFPTYIIQIGNTQFALDKELADSIYVLKKSAKSSKNDTGPGRKRRRWGWFR, encoded by the coding sequence ATGGAAGAAGCTGAGAATATAATCAAGGAAATGTGGATAAAGGATGAGAGTCTGGACATAGACTCCATTCCAGATAATGTTCGTGGGTATCTTCAGGATGAAGGGTTAATTGAGGTTAAAAATGGAAAAGCTTTCCTCACAGAAAAAGGAAAAAAGAGGGCTGAGAAAATAATAAGGCTTCACAGACTTGCTGAGAGGTTGCTGAGCGATATACTTGGAATGGAAGAGGAAGATGTAGAGAAGTCTGCATGTAAATTCGAGCACTTCATCAGCGAAGAGGTTGAGGAGGCCATCTGCACGCTGCTGGGCCACCCCAGGTTCTGTCCGCATGGCAGTGAGATTCCAAAGGGGAAGTGCTGTGAAGTTGGCGAGAGAGAGGTTGAGAGGCTCATCTTCAAGCTGAGCGAGTTGAATGCGGGTGATGAGGGTGAGATAAAGTATGTCGTTGGTGGAAAGGGTGTGTCCTCAAAGTTTATAGCCTTCGGCATAATGCCGGGGGAAGAAATCAAAGTGCTGAGAGTTTTTCCGACATACATAATTCAGATCGGCAACACACAGTTTGCCTTGGATAAAGAGCTTGCAGATTCGATATATGTGCTGAAGAAGTCTGCAAAATCCTCAAAGAACGACACTGGGCCAGGAAGAAAAAGAAGGAGGTGGGGCTGGTTCAGGTGA
- a CDS encoding DUF504 domain-containing protein, with the protein MKKLKTLRDLLNFFRWNPDFDFDRVVVEYIDRPKGTSEFYGMDIEDIGHKFIYLKDSTTIPMHRIVRVTYDGEVWWEKV; encoded by the coding sequence ATGAAGAAGCTTAAAACTTTGAGGGATTTACTGAACTTTTTTCGCTGGAACCCTGATTTTGATTTTGATAGGGTTGTTGTGGAGTACATCGATCGCCCTAAAGGAACATCCGAATTTTACGGAATGGATATTGAGGACATAGGACACAAGTTTATTTACCTCAAAGACTCAACAACGATACCCATGCACAGAATCGTCAGAGTTACATACGATGGCGAGGTCTGGTGGGAGAAGGTATAG
- a CDS encoding ArsR family transcriptional regulator translates to MAKRAKLVNDIVELVPILQIFSTKTYREVYESLLEGWMTYNELRDRFGDSVDEALKILKHAGMLEVKWRMPKDPGDTPQKEYHVSYTHLSANFYTSLKDLNKILEVIFLSDDELEKIVSRIIEEINMGRMSVPHISRSLQLDPLFIRATAKKSLKLNIKGQLVELSKDEEI, encoded by the coding sequence ATGGCCAAAAGAGCAAAACTCGTGAATGATATTGTTGAACTCGTACCGATACTCCAGATATTTTCAACAAAAACATACAGGGAGGTTTATGAATCGCTTTTGGAGGGTTGGATGACCTATAATGAGCTGAGGGATCGGTTTGGGGATAGTGTGGATGAAGCACTCAAGATACTGAAGCATGCCGGGATGCTTGAGGTGAAATGGAGAATGCCTAAAGACCCGGGAGACACACCACAAAAGGAGTACCATGTGAGCTATACTCATCTGAGTGCGAACTTCTACACCTCGCTAAAGGATCTGAACAAGATACTCGAGGTAATATTCCTGAGCGATGACGAGCTTGAGAAGATCGTATCAAGGATAATAGAGGAAATAAACATGGGTAGGATGTCGGTACCGCATATAAGCAGAAGCCTCCAGTTGGATCCACTGTTCATAAGAGCTACAGCCAAAAAATCGCTGAAGCTGAACATAAAGGGACAGCTTGTAGAACTCTCTAAAGATGAGGAGATTTAG